ACGCCGTGGGGGACGATGAGGCCGACGAAGCCGATGACGCCCGAGACGGCGACTGCCGCGCCGGTCAGGACCGACGAGACGGCCAGCAGGACGCGCTTGCTCCGCTCGGCGTCGACGCCGAGGGCGACGGCGTCGGTCTCCCCGAGCAGGAGGACGTTCAGGTCGCGGGCGTACGCGAACAACACGAGCGTCAGGAGGGGGACGACCACGGCCGCGGCGGTCACCTCCGCCCAGTTCGCGCCGCTGAGGTGGCCCATCAGCCAGTACGTCACCTGCCGGATCGACTCCCCCGAGTGGAGGAGGAGATACGAGACGACGGCGCCGAGGAACGTCTGGACGGCGACGCCCGCGAGCAACAGCGTCGCCACGGGCGTCCGGCCGTCGCGGCTCGCGATGAGGTAGACGCCGAACCCGGCCGCCAGCGCGCCGCAGAAGGCGGCGATCTGGAGGCCGGCGCCGTCGGCGAGCAGCGGCCGGAGCGGCCCGAGCAGCGCGAGCAGCGACGCGGGGGCGACGATCCACGAGACGGCGCCGACGGCCGCCCCCGAGGAGACGCCGATGATCCCCGGGTCGGCCATCGGGTTGCGGAAGAAGCCCTGCATCACCGTGCCGGCGGACGCGAGGCCGACGCCGACGAACGCCGCCAGCAGGATCCGCGGGAGGCGAACCCGCATCACGATCGCCTCGTGCGTCTCCGAGACCGGGAACGCGAACGGGTGGGCGAACTCGACGCGGAGGGGGAGGCCGGCGGTCAGCGGACCGCCACCCCCGGCGGCGGTCGTGGCCCACTCGACGCCCACCGGCACCGCGACGGCGTTGACGACGACGGCCACGACCGTCCTGGCGGGGACCGACACCGGGCCGATGCCCGCGCTCACCGTCACG
This genomic stretch from Halobaculum roseum harbors:
- the btuC gene encoding vitamin B12 ABC transporter permease BtuC, whose protein sequence is MTPVLRRAAGYSTLLFALLVAVVTVSAGIGPVSVPARTVVAVVVNAVAVPVGVEWATTAAGGGGPLTAGLPLRVEFAHPFAFPVSETHEAIVMRVRLPRILLAAFVGVGLASAGTVMQGFFRNPMADPGIIGVSSGAAVGAVSWIVAPASLLALLGPLRPLLADGAGLQIAAFCGALAAGFGVYLIASRDGRTPVATLLLAGVAVQTFLGAVVSYLLLHSGESIRQVTYWLMGHLSGANWAEVTAAAVVVPLLTLVLFAYARDLNVLLLGETDAVALGVDAERSKRVLLAVSSVLTGAAVAVSGVIGFVGLIVPHGVRLVVGPDHRVLLPTSALAGGSFLVAADTFARSGVAELPVGIVTAAAGAPFFLYLLRTREVYDL